In the Silene latifolia isolate original U9 population chromosome 1, ASM4854445v1, whole genome shotgun sequence genome, AAGTTACTTTTCGGAAAAATTTTAGCtgtttggccatacttttgtaaaagcGGTTTCTCACAAAACTTATATGTTTGGCATAACTACTTTAATACAACTTTCGTTTGCTTATTTGGTTCTTTAtgtaaaaagtagaagtagaagtagtaaaTATCTACTTCTCCTTTTGGGGATGAATAATCAGTTTTTGACTTCTCAAAAGCACTTTTAAAACTCTCTAATTTACCATGTTTGGCTAagctactactttttcaattacaaaagcactttttaagcttggccaaacagcaccataattaattaactttatattAGAACAATATTGTAATTTAGGTTTCTTTGTATCACAAATCATCCTTGATCCAAAGAACCATCCATATctgactttctctctctaaatttCCTCTCTAAataaacacccccccccccccccaaaaaaaaaccaTCTTTCCGCTCTTGCTCCACCACTAGCTACCTACCCCTCTACTTTCCCCTATATTTATACTGCCTCTCCGGAGATGTGGCCTTTCTTTGGCCCATCTCCGGAGGTCAGACCATCGCCTCTTGGTTAAACCAATTACTTTTTGATTTCCGATCGTCTTTCTTTGGATGGGGTTTTTCCTCTGTCGCCGTCAACGATTCAATCAGTTTTTCCGGTCTTTTTCGTCTTCCCTTGTCCGATCATTCGACGTTTTGGCTTTTGTCGTTGCACGGTCTTCCTCTTAGCCAGTTTCGGTCCTCTTCTCGGGTCTTTTTTATCTTTTTGTCCTTCCCCGGTTTTTGGTGGTCTTGCATGCCCCCTCCCCCGTCTCCTTGTCCTGTCTCCGTTTCTTTGGTCTTCCTCCcaggggtgatccccccattccccccacctCTGGGTTGGTTTTTTGGTCTTGTTTTGCTTGTGTCGATGAGTACGACTCATCTTTCTGTTGCATTGTTGTCTTATGTCGTTGCGATTTGGGTCAGatatggtgatccccccattccccccacctATCGGTCCCATTTCCTTTTCCGTTGTGTCCGTCAGTGTCTCTTCGATCTTTGTTTGGTCGGTTTGCATGGTGTGGCGGTGGTCGTGGGAGGAGTCGGTTGGTGTAAAGGGTGGCTTTGTAGTGTGTTTCCCATCTTTCGGGTTTTGCATGTCCTTTTGTGTCGGTCTTTTTAAGGTTCGTTTGGGGCTTTGCGGTTTTCCGGGCTTGTGTTAGGTTTTGACTGTCGGCTTGGGTCTGTTGTGGGAGTTATTGATCTGAATTTGTTGACTTTGAGGAGACTCTTTCTTCTGTTTTGACACGGGTTCATCTGTGTTTTTGGTCTTAACCATTCTTTTTGCTTTGGTTTGACTGGGCAGTCTTAATATGGGGCGTTTTGTAGTGTTGGGtctggtggttgtggtggttttttcctcttattttccaTGTTTTTGGTTATAAGTGTCATGTTTGTttttatctgtttattttctTTATCTTGTTCCTCAATAAAGATCTCCTTGAGAATGCCTCACTTTCAATGGTCTTGGGTGTCCTGTCCCGCTACCATTTGGGGTTTGCTGCAGTCTTGGAATCAATGTCGGTGCCTTTTGGACCCTGTGGAGTGGAGTGTGGCTGCGGGGTTGTCCTTGTTCTCATCTACCATGCTGGTTTTCTTGGTTTGTTGGTGTTATGATCACTGGGTTCGATTTCTCAGGTGTAGGAGAGTTATCTCCACTGATGGCAGACTTCGTCGTCTTGCTTTTCACCTTTTTTATCTACGTTCTTTTCGCAAGAGCGTAAGTACACCTTGTTATTGTCACCCGGCGGCTCGTATTTATCAGCGGACTCTGAAAGTTAGTTGTGACGGTGAAGCTTGTGCAATCGCTCATTATCAATATTCCGTTTTACTCCATTCTATCTTAGGTTTATTAGTTTGTATTCCTCATACTGTTTTAGCTACTAGTAATGGATGTATTAAGGGCTCCGAGAGTCCGAACCTTATGTAATACATCTTTTCActtctgacaaaaaaaaaatattgtaatTTAGTATACAGGCAACTTCAATTTTTGGGAGAGTATGCAAATATGAACTTAGTGAGTTGCGGGAATTTGCttttgtctttagcttcctcgaGCCTGTATTTTATCCCGGTTTAGTTCAGAAGTTAAATCTCTCCATATCCTCGGCTAGATTCAATCCTTCGCGTGGTTGGGGCGAGGAAGAATAATTGAAGTGATATAAAGAGTCTTAGCAAAGCTCTTTAAATACTAAGGGCTCGATCGATGTCATTATGTTAATAAAAGATGGCTTGGGGGTTATGTTTTAGATAAAATAAAAGGGTATAACAAAGACCCAGGAATATGTACATAGAAAATAATTATGACATCTGAATAATAATTTGAGGCTCTAGGTAAGTTTGAAAGGATGCTAGGTTAATTTGGTTGTCAAATGAAAAGATGACATATTGATCGAAGATGAAGAAGGGGAGGGAAGGAGAGGGTGTGAGGGGAGGTTAGTGCATGGTTTTAAATCTTGGTATCGGTCGTAGTCGCAGTATCGGTATAATCGGTCCTTAATCGGTCGTCACGGACGGATCGCGGAGAATTATTATGCCACAATTTTGATGTAATTTGATTCAAATAAAAACTTACCCCGATCCCAACCGACCTAAAGTCAAACAATTTTGAACCACTTTGACCCAAATTAGAATTATACCCGAACCCTAGTTGCTTGTTTACTTTGTTCAGAGGCTCAGTCTTATTGGTGTCATTAATTGGTGTCATTAATCGTATGCCTACTCCCGATGAAAATTTGTTTTTAAAACCTCTCAACAATTCATTCACGCGtgttttttattatttatttatggtGTTTACGATTGCATGTATTCATGCAGCTACGAGCGAGCTTCCGACATTTGCGCATTACGATAAGAATCGAAAATATTATGGAAGTTACGAATACAATTTATTTATCCGAGTAAATTACTAGATGATCGATTGATCttcattatattaataattaataatttggTTTACAAGAAAAAGAGATTGTTCACTAGGAAATGATATGAAATTAGTCTAGAggtgatcaaatggcccaagcccattggccTGACCCGGTCCAGCCCActtttttgaagggcttgggcctgttattttggcccaaaaaagcccgTGGGTCGGCCCAAAAAAGCCCAATGTACttttgggccgggtttgggccaagcatttggcccaaattttggcccgaCCCGacccatatttattaattaaggaatatttttcttataaaatttgtttaagtagcgtaaattttatatataattcCTTATAAACTCATGTATATAGTTATTGAGATTTAAAAGCGATGTTCACgtaacataaatcatatctacTAGATATGATTAAACATTATAATGTGTCGATGATTGTCTTTTATTCTATTTTTGGAGATTAATTCATTTGTATTTCATCATACTTTGTACGATTTTTTATACTAAGTGCACATTTAAAGTACAAGCTGAAGGTATTATACTACTTATCTCGTTCGGTAAGTCGTATATTTTAGGGCCCgaaaagcccatttaggcccaaaagcccgaTTTAGCCCATAAGGGCCAGGCTTGGGCTCGCTAAATAGGCCCTCTCATTTGGCCCGGTCCGGCCCAACCCGCACATGTGGGCCATTTTTATCATCCCGGCCCGGCCCAAGCCTGCAtaggcccggcccatgatcagctCTAGAAATTACTAGCAGCCAGGTACAGGACAACCTGACGATAAACTATACTACTGTTTTATTCCAATATAGATCGACAATGAGCCTCGCCTTGCCTCATTGATCGTCGTCCTGCAAcattaataaataaattaatattaatttattaagGTGGAGAAATCATGATTAAGAGAAGTAGAGCTTATTTTATTAAATTGGGAAGAGAtgattagtaataataatattaagggGGAGAATTATTCATATTATGCCACATGCAAGTGATACCGTAAAATCCTCTTTAAAATAacttttaatttggttaaattaaTTGTAATACTTGAATTGCCTTAATTACCCTTTTTATCATTTTacttttaaaatttcaaaatacttGAGTAATTTCTTTTCACCAAATTAAATATGTACGTACAATATCTCAACATGCATGCATGGGAATGGGAGTAGTACGTAATAATTAATTTCCTAAATACGAGTAacttttaatttggttaaattaaTTGTAATACTTGAATTGCCTTAATTACCCTTTATCATTTCacttttaaaatttgaaaatacttTGAGTAATTTCTTTTCACCAAATTAAACACGTACAATATCTCAACATGCATGCATGGGAATGGGAGTAGTACGTATTAATTAATTTCCTAAATTATTGAATTACTCCGTATAATAATAAGGCCAGTTCGAGAGCCTCGTTTTCTCGTTTGTGAAGAGAGCAGTTAACATTGTTGCGCATCTTATGACACACTTCATGCCTTTAGATTTTTCGACCCACTCGATTAatgatttattaaaaaaaaaaaaaaaaaaattgtgtgaACCTTATATTTTGGCAatagcacaaaaaaaaaaaaaaaaaaaaaaaaccttataTTTTGGCAATGGAATTTTACCACTGTCAATGTCTTGAACATCCTGAACGAGGATTTCATAATGCCGCTTCACTTGTTCAACGGCCTTGGCAATGTTAGACCAGCGATCAGGGGTATCGCGGTCATAAATTGCCAAGGCCATTTCAAAGGCCTTGTTTTCCTTTGCTGTCCAGTGTGTACCACCGTTAGACGACGACATTATTGGGCACTGCAAAATGTAACTACGGGGGATCAGAATAGCAATGAGAAAAAACAAGTTTATTATATACATTGACAATAAAGATGTTTATATACGAGTAGTTGATTACTTTCCAGAGTACTtgttgatagatgaaccatctcaaccaaaaccttaaggtgatggttgaggcccaactattataaatattcctattacgctccctcactcaaatgcccattgggcttgaagagtggttagttgtgcaccggctccctcGTACCGTGTactgggtttccacttcgagtttttgaggagttttgaggttgccaggatttgagcccgtgaccttcggtcacactagctctgataccatgatagatgaaccaactcaaccaaaaccttaaggtgatgtttgaggcccaactattataaatattcctattacttGTTACACTTTGTGTATAATTAGAATCATGGTTACCGAATTCGCTCGGTGCCCTACGAATCGTGAATTG is a window encoding:
- the LOC141602049 gene encoding transcription factor RADIALIS-like, whose translation is MSSSNGGTHWTAKENKAFEMALAIYDRDTPDRWSNIAKAVEQVKRHYEILVQDVQDIDSGKIPLPKYKDDDQ